The genomic stretch CCACCTCGTCACTGACCTGGAGCAGCCGTTGGACTCCAGCCAGCAGATCTGGGAGCGGCGGTGACGGCCGCGGGTGTTCGGGTGGGTGTGGGTACCCGCGTCGCCTACGACGGTGAACTCCTTGAGGTGACCGAGGTCTTCAGCACCGTACACGGTGTCGAGGTCCTCCTTCTTGACGGCCGGCGTCGGCCACGCCGCATGGCGGTCCGTGACCTCCTTACTTCTGCTGCAGCCCGCATCCTGGCGCAAGACCCCGAATCAAGCGAGGACGACGGGGTTCCGGCCGCCACCTTGCTCGATCAACTGTCTGAATCCGAACGCAAGCAGGTTCGAGCCAAGGCTGCACATGTCCGGGAGGTGCTAACTGGCTACCGATCCGGCAGCGCTGAATTGGCATTGCCCGGCGAGCCTAGAGCCGGATATGAGGCCACGTCGGCCTTGGAAACCCGATACGCGACCAAATGCGCTGAACTGGGAATCCATCGAAGCACCATCATCCGTTGGGTCAGCGCGTACCGAGCCGGTGGCGAGGCCGCACTTGCGAGCGGCGTGAAGACGAAGAGAAAGGGAACTGACTACTCCACGTGGACCGAGATCGCTCTTGAAATCATGGCGGAGTACACCCCCGACTCTCCGCCGTCAAGGAAGATGGTCATCGCCAGGGCCGACGCACGTCTGAAAAGGCGCTACGGCGAAGACCGGCCGATGCCGAGTCGGGCCACCGGTTTCCGAATTTTGACAGAGCTTGAGGACCGGCTACCGACCTTCGACAAAGCCGCCAAACGCAATCGGGAGATCGCTGAACGACCCCGTGGGGTCTACGGCAAGCTGCGGCCGACTAGACCCGGCGAGTACGTCTTGATGGACACCACCAGGCTGGACGTGTTCGGGCTGGACCCGGTGACGCTGCAATGGTTGCAGGTCGAGCTGACGGTCGCCATGGACTGGTATACCCGGTGCATCGTCGGGCTAAGAGTCACCCCGGTCAGCACCAAGGCGATCGACGCCGCCGCCACTCTCTACCAGGTATTTCGCCCTAAGCCCGCCGGTGCCGGGTGGCCGGCGCACGCCGTGTGGCCGGATCACGGAATCCCCCGCTCCTTGCTGCTCGATCCGGAGGCCATCGATGGCCCGATGGCCTCCGGACGGGCGTCGCCAGCGTTGGCACCCGAGACCATCGTCGTGGACCACGGCAAGATTTATGTCTCCGACCATCTGACCAGCGTTTGTGCCCGATTCGGAATCTCAATTCAGCCGGCCCGGCTGCGCACAGGGCGCGACAAGGGGCCGGTGGAGCGCTTCTTTCGGACCATCCGTGAAGACCTCCTGCAACACCTGCCGGGGTACAAGGGCCCAGATCTTCACAAACGAGGTGAAAACCCGGAAGCAGACGCCTTCTTTTTCCTGAGCGAACTGGACGCCATCATCCGCGAATGGGTGGCCCTAGTCTATCACCACCGCTGCCACCGCGGGCTGGTCGATGCCTTTATCCCAGGGCTGGATCTGTCACCCGCCGCGATGTTCCAGCATGGGGTGGCCCGCGCCGGATACATCGAGGTTCCCCGCGACCGGGACCTTGCCTACCACTTCCTGAAAGTCGAATGGAGAACGATTCAACACTACGGCATCGACTGGGACAATCGCCGCTACAACGGAGAAGGTCTGAACGACTACCGGAACATTCATAGCCCATATGGTGGCAAGTACGCGGATAAGTGGCCTATCTACGTCGATGAAGATGACATCACCAGGGTATATTTCCAAGACTATAAGACAAAGGAATGGTCGACACTGACATGGGAGCACGCCCCGAACAGTGACATGCCTCTGAGTCGGGACGCCATGAGGTTCGGCCGGAAACTGGCAGCATCCAAGTACCGCTATCCAGATGATCAACTGGCCTTAGCCGACCTGCTGGATCGCTGGAAGCTCGGACTCGCAATGACGAAGGTCGAACGGCGTATCGCATTGCGCACGGCCCGGGAGCAGGCCGCTTTCGAGTTACCTGACAACGACGATGCGGTGCCCATGCTGCCGTCGGTCCGTAAGGCTCTGGGGCAGGACGCGCAGCCTGTCGATTCTGGTGAGGGCCAGGCACGGCAGGACGATCACGATGAAGCCGACAACCGCACGGAGCGGCAGCCGATGGCTGTCGTGCCGCCGGCGGACGAGGCGGGCGATGACGACGACGCTGACCTGGAGGGGCTTGTCCAGACGCACGAGGAACCCCTTCACGACTTCTACGACGATGCGCTGGAGGACGTATGAGCACTGCGGCCGTAGCCTCGGGGAAGCTCGCACTGGCAACGAAAGAGGATTGGAAAGCCTACGCGGAAAGCCCTCGCCGCATCCGCCCGGAGAACCTCACCCGGCGGCAGATCGATGCGCTTTCGTCGCATGAACTGGCGCGGTACGACCGGACGCGCCGCGAATGGCATGCGAATTTGGGTCCCATCAGGACTCCGCAACTTGACCGCCTACACGAAGACATGTGGGACATCGTCGACAGCAATCTACAGGATGGAGACAAGGCGCGCGGAGCGATCGCCGTCGAAGCGTTTCCCGGCCTTGGGAAGACCACGGCAGCGCTGTCTTTCGCCCGAACCTTTCACGTTCGTGAGATCAGCGAGTGCGGGGCCTTCACAGATGAGGGAAACGAGCGCATACCGGTCTGCCGGGTTGGACTCAACGGTGATACCGGAATCAAGGACTTCAACCGTTACATGCTGGATTTCTTCGCCCATCCCGGCCGACGTCGCGGCACCGCCGCCGAGTTTGGCAGTCGTGCACTGGAATGCGCCCTCAAATGCGGCGTACGGCTGATGGTGATTGACGACCTGCACTTCCTGCGATGGCAGCGCAAGAACGGCGAAGAGGTACGCAATCATCTCAAATGGATTGCAAACGAGTTTCCCGTCACCCTGCTGATGGTAGGCGTCGGACTGACACAGAAGGGACTGTTCAACGAAGGTGCCTCCCCTGCGGACGTGGTTTTTGCGCAGACCGCGCGACGCACGACCAAGCTGCAAATGGAACCGTTCAGTATCGACAAGGAGGAGGGCCGGCGTGCCTGGCGGAACCTGCTGCTGGCGATCGAGCAGCGGATCGTTCTCGCCGAGAAGCACCAAGGAATGCTCGCCGACGATCTGAGCGACTACCTCTTCGCCCGCAGCACCGGCCACATCGGATCACTGATGAGCCTGATCAATCGTGGATGCCAGCGTGCCATACGAAAGGGCCGCGAACGTCTCGACCAGGGTCTGCTAGACGGGGTGAGGATCGACGAGGCCGCCGAGGCGGCGCGCCGCGAGATCGAAATCGCCATGGCGAATGCCAAGATCACCAGCCGCCCGCGGCAGAGCCGGAAACGCGCGGCATGACGCCCGGGCCGCGAACGCTGCCGATACGCCTGGCACCGGTCGACGGAGAAGCCCTCGACTCCTGGCTCGAAGTCCTGGCCGATCGCTCGTCCAGCCCTCTCGGCAGCCTCATGGAACACCTGATGTTTCCGGTGCGCCAACGTGTCGGTAACACCGCGCGGGACATCCCGTCGGACTGGACGATCATGCTGCGCGATGCCGAGGTCACCAACGTTGCGACGGCAAGCGGGCTCTCCCTGGAGAGGCTTCACGCCATGACGCTCGCCTATTACGACCAGCGCGCTGTGCGCCTGGACCGAATACGGCGGCAGGTGCAGCGACGAGTCCTCTGGGGACGCGCCCGTGGCTCCCGGTACTGCCCCGACTGCCTGCGCGGTCCGGCCGGCCGAGGCCGATGGCAACTGTTCTGGCGGCTCGGCTGGGCTTTCGCCTGCCCGACACATGAACGGCTTCTGGCCGACAGATGCCCTGAGTGCGGCAAAGTCCAGCGACTGCGACCACGCACCGGCAAGGATGTTCCCCAGCTCGCCTACTGCGACACGCCGTTCGACGGATGCGGAGCCGACCTCACCCGGACGGCCACCTTGCGCCTGGTGTCCGAGCACCCGGCTCTGGCCGCCCAGCGCCGGATCACCTCAATGATCGACGCAGGCACCGTCGGCTCTGGTCCTTACCAGGCACAGCCACAGCCGGTCGCCGTCGCTCTCACCGACATCCGTGCCGTGGCGGCCCGCGTCCTCGCAGACCTGCCGCCCGCGCAACTCACCGACCTGCTGCCCGGCGACCTCGTCACCGCCTACGAGTTCACGCTGGCCGGCCACGAGACAGCAACGGCTTCTTCACCCCGGAGGGAACCCGAGGTCCGGCCCGGGTTCATGGCTCCGGTACACGCCGCGAGCGCAGCGGTCGCCGTGACGATCGCCGTACAGGTCATCGACCACGACCTGCCCGGTAGCGGCGCGGCGCTACGGGACCTGCTGGCCCGGATGCGCGAGAACCTCGGCCAGATCAGCGCGACCAGCATCGATCAATGGGGGCGGGGGATCAGCCCGGTTCTCAAAGCCGTCCATCTCGCTGCCGTCGCTGACTCGATGCGGCCCAACGAACACCTGCGCTACCGGACGGCCTCGGATCTGCCCGCCCGTCCGCATGCCGGCCGCCGCACGGTCGAGACCCGAGCGCAGCGCACGCCGAGCGTCCTTTGGCCTGCCTGGCGCATCCGGCTCAGCCCCGTACGCGGCGCGTACCCTCGTACCCTCGGCCCGATCCTGGCCGCTTGCCTGATGATCGTCGGTAACACCGTCCTGCTCGACGCCGCAGCCGGCCTGCTCGACGACGTCACGACTGGCAGCGACATCTCCCGCATTCTCCAAAAACTCCACGACGAGCCCACCTGGCCGGACATCGCCACGGCACTCACCCGGCTCGCCGACTACCTGGACAGCCACCCCACACCCATCAACTACCATCGCCGGCGCACCCTCGACTACAACTACCTGCTCCCGCACGAGTGCTGGCGCGACATATGCCGCAGTCTCGGGGTCCAACCAGGGACAGGCCGGCGCGAACGCCTGGTCCGCGCTCACCTCGTTCACCGCATCAGCGGTCTCCCTGAAGAAGACGCCCCCGGCTACCGCATCGATGACCAGGCCAGATTCCGGGCACAGACCGCCGCCCTGAGCATGTTTGTCCAGACGCCCGAACTCGCCGCCGCGCTGAACGCCGAGGCCACACGATTCCTCGCCACGTACCGCATCTACGGCGAGCCGCTGACCTGGCAACCTCCGATCGGCCTGCTCGACGGCCTCGATCTTCCTGGCCCTGATCCTGCCCGGGTCGACCTGGAGCAACTGCACGATCTCGTGCGCGAGCCGGGCCAGACGCCAGGCTCGGTCGCCGAAACGCTGGGGACCGACATCGAGGTGGTCCGGTTCCTGCTGGCCGAGCACCCGGCGGTCCCCGCGCCACGCTCGCTGACCGCCGATCGGGCTACCGGGCAAATCATGGTGCGCGCCCGCCGGAAGTTGCCGCCCCGTCTCTTCGCCGAGATCTACCTGGAGCAGAACACGTCGCTGCGGCAGATGGCGGACTCCACCGGATGCTCGCGTCAGACCTTGGCCCGGCTCGCCGCGGAGTACGACATCCCGCTGCGCGACGGCGGAGCCCCGGCGCGGCACGACCCCGTCGACCGGGACTGGCTCTACGAGCAGTACGTCAACCAGAAACGCCCCTTTCCCGACCTTGCAAGGGAAAAGGGAATGAGTACGACCCAAATGGAACGATGGGCGCGAGAATACGAAGTTCCGCGACGACCCCGCGGCGGGGCGAGCCACAGCGCCCGCCTGCGTGACCAGGGAACGGCCGCCGGTGAGACCACGAAATGAGGATCTTGTTGGGGTTCCGGTGAGTACGTGACGGGTGCGGAATTGGGCGCTGTAGGTGGGTCAAAAGCGTTCGCGTGCCCGATGCCTGCCCCGGTAGCCTGAACCGTCCAAATACAGAAGATTGTGACCGGTCCAAGGGGGAACTGAGCCATGAACGCGGCGGCCCAGCAGGATCAGGTCAAGCGTCTCGGCCGCGCCGTGGTGTTCGTCCACCAGCACGACCACAAGATCACCGACCCGCTAGTGCGGTCTCAGATCGAGGTCCTGCTGATCACCGGCCGTGCGATGGACCTCGCGGCACGGCTCCGCGGCCATCAGGACTTCGTTCCGCTGACCCATGAACTGGTCGTCGGGTACGCCGGATACGCGAGTATCGGGACGCTGGAGCTGTTCACCATCGTGCTGCCGGCGCTGAAGAACGCGAACCTCATCGACTACCGCGTGGATACCACCGGGCACATCATCGGGCTGGACGAGTACGTCGGGGTGTCTGCGACCCTGACCGAGCAGACCGTCCAGGTCCTCAACGTGCTGAAACCCTCCCGCGCGGGACTCGCGTTCCTGCACTCGGTGGAGGTCGGCGCGATCGCGCCGCTGGCCGAGAGTCAGCACCTGCAGGAGATCGTCAAGCGAGGGTTCACCGACGTCGAGGCGACCGAAGCGCTGCGCCTGACCCGCGCCGCGAAGCTAAACCTGACCACGCCCTCGGCGGATCTCAACGAGAAGGTCGTCTACAGCCCCTATGTGTGGGGCACGAAGCAAATCTCGCTCGCGAAGTTCCTTCAGGGCCTGCCGCCCAACGAACGCGACGCGCTGCTCGGTATGTCCGAGCAGGTGCTGTCCACCCCTGGGCTGCACATGTCGAAACTGGCGGCACCGCCTGGCATCATCCGCAGTGCCCAGAACGTGGGCTTGATCCAGGCCGCGAGCGTGCAGTCCGCGACGGGCGCGAGTTCGACCTACGTCTTCTCGCCCCTGCTGGAGGCCGTCGACGACAACTGCATTACCACTGAGGCTTTCCACTTGCGCAAACTCTTCGTCGCTCACATCCTGTTCGGCCACGAGAAGGCGGTGGCCGGTCGCGGGCGGATCAGTAGCCCCGCCGTTCTGGTCGACCGCCTTATCCGCAGGGGACGCGTCGGCCCGGCCACTAACATCGGGACGGACTACCACCTGCTGGAAGCCGCCGGTGTCGTCTCCGTCGACGATCAGGGCGACCGGCCCTTCCTGCGCCTGGTCAAGCCAGAGATCGCCCAATCGGGACTAGAGTGGATCAAGAGGATCACCGACCCCGCTGGTGACGCGAGCGTCACGTTGAGTCAGCGACCGACCGGCTTCGTCAAGCCCGAGGACTCCCGCACCGGCGGCGGCGAAGACCCCGCCTCGCAGGAGATCCTCGCCGCCTCGATCAACGAACTCCGAAAGGAGACGCAGCGTGCCGCGCGCCGAGACGACCCGTGGTCTTGAACCTGGAACCCTGGCCGAGGTCCGTGTCGCGCAGGCGTGGTTCTGGGACGGCTTCTACGTGCGCCGGGGCATCGACCTGCAGCACCGCTTCGGCCCGGACGTCACGACGGTGACGGACCTGGACATCCTCGGGTACGCGTTCGACACGTCGCTCGGCTTCCGCAAACGCATCGGCGAGGTTAAATCCGGCAAGTCGAGTTCCACCCCCCGCCCACTGGACCGCGCGATCTGGGTCCACGGCCTGCAGGGGCTGGTCGGCGCGGGCAGCGGCGAGGTCACTACCGCGTTCTGGCCCACGGGCACGATCCGCGACGCCTGCCGCACACTGGGCGTCACCGTCCAGCACCTCGACGACCTCGCCGCCCGCGAGCAGCGCTTGCGCATTGGGGCATTCGACGACCTGGGTTCCCAGGGCGTGAGCATCGCGATCCTCCGCAAGGATGTCCAGGCGTTCGTCAAGACCGACAGTGTTCTCGAACGCGGGTTCTGGTTCCTGGCGTCCGAGGTGTGGTTCCTGGAACCACTCGACGCCCTGAAGCGAACCCTCGGACTGATCCGCGAATTGTCGCGGCTCTGGCCGCCGAGCGGGCACCGGCAAGCCGAAGAGGCCGCGCGCTGGTTCTTCGCCGAGGCGATCTCCATCGCCACGCTCAACCTGGCCATCGTCGCGGGCGAGGCCAACACGATGGATGCGGCGACGTTCAAGCAGACCGCTGCGGCCCGTCTCGCCACCGGCGACGTCTCCTATCACGCAATGCAGAAACTCTCCGAGCACGTCGACGAGTATCTCGGCAAGATCCTAACGTCGCTGGACGCACCGGCCGACGTCAGAATCAGCGCCATGGGGGCGTTCGCGCCCTCGCCGCCGGACTACACCGAACCGCTGCTCGAACTGATCTCCCGGCTGGCGGCCAGTGCGGGAGGCACCGCACGCCTGCCGCGGCAGATGGACCTGATCATCTTCGAGCGTCTGGTACGACGCCGTGACGCGCCCGCCAAAGCTCGCCATCGCCTAGGAATCGCGACGGGCACCGAGCGGATGATCACTCTCGTCGGCGCGTTCCTGCGCGGCCAGTTCGACCTTCCGGCACCGGTGAACGACGCGCTGGCAGTCAGCCGGTTCGACCATGCGGACGAGTCCGCCGACGAAACTCAGGGCACCCTGTTCGAGCGCGCTGGCGAGACGGAACCGAACGACTCCACCGGGAACTGACCATCGAAACCTGACACCCCTGACGGCGGTCTGCACCAGCCGCCGGACGTACAGAGGCGATCCGGTCTGGATCGTGTGGACCTCGGCGATCGTTCGTGCGCAAGCCAACGGCGGTTGAGAAAATGAGGATGTGACCCACAACCCAGACGGTGACCCCGCCGCGTTCGATTCCACGGACCTCGACGCAGTGGACGCCTGGCTCGACGACCCGGTCGTAAACGCACTACATGAAGACCTCGGGCGACAGTTTCGTGCGCTCCCACCCGAGCAGCAGTTGGCCGGACTCATTCCGGAGCTGGAGAAAGCGCAGGCACGGTACGACGAACTCGCCGACGTGGTCGCCGATGCGCCCGTCGACGATCCCCGCCGATTCCTGCTCGTTGCGATGGGTGAGCAGTTGGAGAAGTTCCGCGCCCGGATCAACGAACTCGGCGGAAACGCCTAGCCCGGTGGTGAGAAGCACCCAGCCGGCGCTCACCCGTGCAAGGCATCGATCGTGACAATGTCGCGGTTTTCAGATGAGTTGCTCCGGCAGCGGCACTCGACATGGTGAGGGTCACGCCGATGGCGCACCGAACCGTTTGACAGCGCTGCCG from Paractinoplanes brasiliensis encodes the following:
- a CDS encoding Mu transposase C-terminal domain-containing protein — its product is MTAAGVRVGVGTRVAYDGELLEVTEVFSTVHGVEVLLLDGRRRPRRMAVRDLLTSAAARILAQDPESSEDDGVPAATLLDQLSESERKQVRAKAAHVREVLTGYRSGSAELALPGEPRAGYEATSALETRYATKCAELGIHRSTIIRWVSAYRAGGEAALASGVKTKRKGTDYSTWTEIALEIMAEYTPDSPPSRKMVIARADARLKRRYGEDRPMPSRATGFRILTELEDRLPTFDKAAKRNREIAERPRGVYGKLRPTRPGEYVLMDTTRLDVFGLDPVTLQWLQVELTVAMDWYTRCIVGLRVTPVSTKAIDAAATLYQVFRPKPAGAGWPAHAVWPDHGIPRSLLLDPEAIDGPMASGRASPALAPETIVVDHGKIYVSDHLTSVCARFGISIQPARLRTGRDKGPVERFFRTIREDLLQHLPGYKGPDLHKRGENPEADAFFFLSELDAIIREWVALVYHHRCHRGLVDAFIPGLDLSPAAMFQHGVARAGYIEVPRDRDLAYHFLKVEWRTIQHYGIDWDNRRYNGEGLNDYRNIHSPYGGKYADKWPIYVDEDDITRVYFQDYKTKEWSTLTWEHAPNSDMPLSRDAMRFGRKLAASKYRYPDDQLALADLLDRWKLGLAMTKVERRIALRTAREQAAFELPDNDDAVPMLPSVRKALGQDAQPVDSGEGQARQDDHDEADNRTERQPMAVVPPADEAGDDDDADLEGLVQTHEEPLHDFYDDALEDV
- a CDS encoding TniB family NTP-binding protein, producing the protein MSTAAVASGKLALATKEDWKAYAESPRRIRPENLTRRQIDALSSHELARYDRTRREWHANLGPIRTPQLDRLHEDMWDIVDSNLQDGDKARGAIAVEAFPGLGKTTAALSFARTFHVREISECGAFTDEGNERIPVCRVGLNGDTGIKDFNRYMLDFFAHPGRRRGTAAEFGSRALECALKCGVRLMVIDDLHFLRWQRKNGEEVRNHLKWIANEFPVTLLMVGVGLTQKGLFNEGASPADVVFAQTARRTTKLQMEPFSIDKEEGRRAWRNLLLAIEQRIVLAEKHQGMLADDLSDYLFARSTGHIGSLMSLINRGCQRAIRKGRERLDQGLLDGVRIDEAAEAARREIEIAMANAKITSRPRQSRKRAA
- a CDS encoding TniQ family protein, translated to MTPGPRTLPIRLAPVDGEALDSWLEVLADRSSSPLGSLMEHLMFPVRQRVGNTARDIPSDWTIMLRDAEVTNVATASGLSLERLHAMTLAYYDQRAVRLDRIRRQVQRRVLWGRARGSRYCPDCLRGPAGRGRWQLFWRLGWAFACPTHERLLADRCPECGKVQRLRPRTGKDVPQLAYCDTPFDGCGADLTRTATLRLVSEHPALAAQRRITSMIDAGTVGSGPYQAQPQPVAVALTDIRAVAARVLADLPPAQLTDLLPGDLVTAYEFTLAGHETATASSPRREPEVRPGFMAPVHAASAAVAVTIAVQVIDHDLPGSGAALRDLLARMRENLGQISATSIDQWGRGISPVLKAVHLAAVADSMRPNEHLRYRTASDLPARPHAGRRTVETRAQRTPSVLWPAWRIRLSPVRGAYPRTLGPILAACLMIVGNTVLLDAAAGLLDDVTTGSDISRILQKLHDEPTWPDIATALTRLADYLDSHPTPINYHRRRTLDYNYLLPHECWRDICRSLGVQPGTGRRERLVRAHLVHRISGLPEEDAPGYRIDDQARFRAQTAALSMFVQTPELAAALNAEATRFLATYRIYGEPLTWQPPIGLLDGLDLPGPDPARVDLEQLHDLVREPGQTPGSVAETLGTDIEVVRFLLAEHPAVPAPRSLTADRATGQIMVRARRKLPPRLFAEIYLEQNTSLRQMADSTGCSRQTLARLAAEYDIPLRDGGAPARHDPVDRDWLYEQYVNQKRPFPDLAREKGMSTTQMERWAREYEVPRRPRGGASHSARLRDQGTAAGETTK
- a CDS encoding DNA-binding response regulator gives rise to the protein MPRAETTRGLEPGTLAEVRVAQAWFWDGFYVRRGIDLQHRFGPDVTTVTDLDILGYAFDTSLGFRKRIGEVKSGKSSSTPRPLDRAIWVHGLQGLVGAGSGEVTTAFWPTGTIRDACRTLGVTVQHLDDLAAREQRLRIGAFDDLGSQGVSIAILRKDVQAFVKTDSVLERGFWFLASEVWFLEPLDALKRTLGLIRELSRLWPPSGHRQAEEAARWFFAEAISIATLNLAIVAGEANTMDAATFKQTAAARLATGDVSYHAMQKLSEHVDEYLGKILTSLDAPADVRISAMGAFAPSPPDYTEPLLELISRLAASAGGTARLPRQMDLIIFERLVRRRDAPAKARHRLGIATGTERMITLVGAFLRGQFDLPAPVNDALAVSRFDHADESADETQGTLFERAGETEPNDSTGN